From the Exiguobacterium aurantiacum genome, one window contains:
- the ezrA gene encoding septation ring formation regulator EzrA, whose product MDYGIYGILIGIIVIALGAMLGSMLLRRNFYQKIDDLDMRKQSVLSASVPAELQKFKQWPMEGETKEKFERWHQSWDELVSVHTGQIDEALYHAEEDLDKYRFLKVKSDLNATEQLIEELESMVHAMLDEMDEFNQHHSSLLDIVKKDEKELYQFRKTLVAQNSAFGPTYELVESEIAAAEAKRTEMITLKQEGQVSEAYVAGQVLSEKVTKIRELVGIIPQFVRTVQVDLKQQLNQLRSGHKEMQMDGYALEPLGLMEEIEQAEDRRSALMDRIEQLDFDHFEMDMQQLSSDIDQLFEAFRTEVDARQYVKKEFASVKDRDRQTSEVMARLHQEMTRLVSNYEINARVGEEFEQLERERATLTANVLDIEQALVAQMIPFSMIKSKVQEAKRSLDQFSAMHERFIENTNSLRKEELEVRNKLESWKKELSAHRRLLTKSAMPVVPTDLTNDMRQLQKGVQSLDEQFEKAPFNMTYIVGLSHDVEETMDNFRDRVKALLRQVTYAEQLLQYANRYRRRDNEVHIALTLAENKFLRGEYGTAVEIGERVLGRFDEGAAREIRQRVEKGLEQQELLRK is encoded by the coding sequence ATGGATTACGGAATCTACGGAATTTTAATTGGAATCATTGTCATCGCATTAGGGGCCATGCTGGGAAGCATGCTCTTGCGAAGGAATTTTTACCAGAAAATTGATGATTTAGACATGCGCAAACAAAGCGTGCTCAGCGCCAGCGTACCGGCCGAACTGCAGAAGTTCAAACAGTGGCCGATGGAAGGCGAGACGAAAGAAAAGTTCGAACGATGGCATCAGTCATGGGACGAGCTCGTCAGCGTACATACGGGGCAAATTGATGAGGCGCTCTATCACGCGGAAGAAGACTTGGACAAGTATCGCTTCCTTAAAGTCAAATCGGATTTGAATGCGACGGAACAGTTGATTGAAGAGCTCGAGTCGATGGTACACGCCATGCTCGATGAGATGGATGAGTTCAATCAACACCATTCGTCGCTCCTCGATATCGTCAAAAAAGACGAGAAAGAGCTGTATCAATTCCGGAAGACGCTCGTCGCCCAAAACAGTGCGTTCGGTCCGACGTATGAACTCGTCGAATCCGAGATTGCGGCAGCGGAAGCAAAACGGACCGAGATGATCACGTTGAAGCAAGAAGGCCAAGTGTCAGAGGCGTACGTCGCCGGCCAAGTATTGTCTGAGAAAGTGACGAAGATCCGAGAACTCGTCGGTATCATCCCTCAGTTCGTCCGCACGGTGCAGGTCGACTTGAAACAACAGCTCAACCAGTTGCGCTCGGGACATAAAGAGATGCAGATGGACGGCTACGCGCTCGAACCGCTCGGTTTAATGGAAGAAATCGAGCAGGCGGAAGATCGCCGGTCGGCTCTCATGGACCGCATCGAACAGCTCGACTTTGATCATTTCGAAATGGATATGCAGCAGCTCAGCTCGGACATCGATCAGTTGTTCGAAGCGTTCCGGACCGAAGTCGACGCGCGTCAATACGTGAAGAAAGAATTCGCGAGCGTGAAAGACCGTGACCGCCAGACGAGCGAAGTTATGGCGCGTCTCCATCAAGAGATGACTCGACTCGTCAGCAACTATGAAATCAACGCAAGGGTCGGGGAAGAATTTGAACAGCTCGAACGAGAGCGGGCGACGCTTACCGCGAACGTGCTCGACATCGAACAGGCGCTTGTCGCCCAGATGATCCCGTTCAGCATGATCAAATCGAAAGTGCAAGAAGCGAAACGGTCGCTCGATCAGTTCAGCGCCATGCATGAACGATTCATCGAGAACACGAACTCGCTCCGCAAAGAAGAGCTCGAGGTCCGTAACAAGCTCGAGTCTTGGAAGAAGGAACTGTCGGCTCATCGCCGACTGCTCACGAAGAGTGCGATGCCGGTCGTTCCGACAGATTTGACGAACGATATGCGCCAACTGCAAAAAGGCGTTCAATCGTTAGACGAACAGTTCGAGAAGGCGCCGTTCAATATGACGTACATTGTCGGCTTGAGCCATGACGTCGAAGAGACGATGGACAACTTCCGCGACCGGGTCAAAGCGCTGTTGCGCCAAGTCACGTACGCCGAGCAACTCCTGCAATATGCGAATCGTTATCGCCGGCGCGACAATGAGGTCCATATCGCTTTGACGCTCGCCGAGAACAAGTTCTTGCGCGGTGAGTACGGCACGGCCGTCGAGATTGGCGAACGCGTCCTCGGACGCTTCGATGAAGGCGCGGCCCGCGAGATTCGTCAACGTGTCGAAAAAGGTTTGGAGCAGCAAGAGCTATTACGAAAATAA
- a CDS encoding amidohydrolase, translated as MGTLWVNGKIYTMNKEHEQTRAMYVEHGRILKMGEEGHLRRTYAGRIKQIVNLEGKSVYPAFTDSHIHLIGYGEALDRIDATETTNLQALLESMKQKDGSDRSDEWLVAEGFNDRLLGEMPTREMIDAVIPDRPVVLKRVCRHVAVINSKGLERLGLIHHTVIEGGKLGRDADGKLNGVLYDAALDLLHKELGGNRDKNVASLHRAIDSLFAHGIVGAHTEDLFYHGDPLETIQAYEDVLADIPFHAHLLVHEQVVDQLIRHDALAKRPRFDFGAMKLFVDGSFGGRTALLSEPYTDEPGQRGIEVHRPDHLEALVKKARSYGMNVAAHVIGDAAAEQFITLLEKYPAKRGSRDRIIHASLLNDALLKRVQALPVLIDAQPIFLSDDMNLLFDRLGNDRVDNAYRFKSMVDTGALVLGGSDAPISSVDVRKGLYGAVTRQSFEESGALNPPERLSMYEALRSFTYAPRVATGTHGRDGLLIQSYNATFTVWEEDFFELRGRDILDNRLVMTVVEGTPVYEADVVNA; from the coding sequence ATGGGAACGCTATGGGTAAACGGAAAAATCTACACGATGAATAAAGAACATGAACAGACTCGCGCTATGTACGTCGAGCACGGTCGTATTCTGAAGATGGGGGAAGAAGGCCACCTTCGTCGTACATACGCCGGAAGGATCAAACAGATTGTGAACCTTGAAGGGAAGAGCGTTTATCCGGCGTTCACCGACTCGCATATCCATTTGATTGGATACGGGGAAGCGCTCGACCGCATCGATGCGACCGAGACGACGAATTTGCAAGCATTGCTCGAGTCGATGAAGCAAAAGGACGGTAGTGACAGAAGCGACGAATGGCTCGTCGCGGAAGGGTTCAATGACCGTCTGCTCGGCGAGATGCCGACGCGTGAGATGATCGACGCCGTCATCCCGGACCGGCCCGTCGTCTTGAAACGCGTCTGTCGCCACGTCGCCGTCATCAACTCGAAAGGATTGGAGCGGCTCGGCTTGATTCATCACACCGTCATCGAAGGCGGGAAGCTCGGACGCGATGCGGACGGGAAGTTGAACGGGGTGCTCTATGACGCGGCGCTCGACCTGCTCCACAAAGAACTCGGCGGGAATCGTGATAAGAATGTCGCCTCGCTCCACCGGGCCATCGACTCGCTCTTTGCCCACGGGATCGTCGGTGCGCATACGGAAGACTTGTTCTACCATGGTGACCCGCTCGAGACGATACAAGCGTATGAGGATGTGTTGGCAGATATTCCGTTCCATGCCCATCTGCTCGTCCATGAGCAAGTCGTCGATCAATTGATTCGTCACGACGCGCTCGCAAAACGCCCGCGTTTCGATTTCGGGGCGATGAAACTGTTCGTCGACGGGTCGTTCGGGGGACGGACGGCGCTCTTGTCGGAACCGTATACGGATGAGCCGGGGCAGCGCGGGATTGAGGTCCATCGTCCGGACCATCTCGAGGCGCTCGTCAAAAAGGCGCGGTCTTACGGCATGAACGTGGCAGCCCACGTGATCGGGGACGCCGCCGCCGAACAATTCATCACCTTGCTCGAGAAGTATCCGGCCAAACGGGGATCACGGGACCGCATCATCCACGCCTCACTGTTGAACGATGCGTTGTTGAAACGGGTCCAGGCATTGCCGGTGTTAATCGATGCGCAGCCAATCTTCTTGTCGGACGATATGAACTTGCTGTTCGATCGGCTCGGCAACGACCGGGTCGATAACGCCTATCGCTTCAAATCGATGGTCGATACGGGTGCGCTCGTCCTCGGGGGCAGTGACGCCCCGATTTCTTCGGTCGATGTGCGAAAAGGCCTGTACGGTGCCGTGACTCGGCAATCGTTCGAAGAGTCAGGCGCGCTCAACCCACCGGAACGCCTGTCGATGTACGAGGCACTCCGTAGCTTCACGTATGCGCCGCGCGTCGCCACAGGCACGCATGGTCGTGACGGTCTATTGATCCAAAGCTATAACGCCACGTTCACCGTGTGGGAAGAAGACTTCTTCGAACTTCGCGGACGCGACATCCTCGACAACCGACTCGTCATGACGGTCGTCGAAGGTACGCCGGTGTACGAGGCCGACGTCGTCAACGCATAA
- a CDS encoding NAD kinase — protein MTWMRNNVYLYHRNVNDFTKEVKKLIEIGEKHGFNVVNRPEDANIIVAIGGDGAFLQAVRYTGFRQDAIYVGFGRGLNEFYCDFDIHKLDEVDRLFSDNSARIEAGLEVRKYPLLSASINESTPMLCLNEASIKSSIIKSLAIEVYIDDLHFETFRGDGMVVSTPTGSTAYNKSLDGAIVDPLIPCMQVSEIASVNNNRYRTLGSSFIVHDSRKLSLRIVEDGNDYPIIGMDNEALSLKYTDRIDIELSDQVVKTVKLKNNSFWHKVQRSFF, from the coding sequence ATGACTTGGATGAGAAACAACGTTTATTTGTACCATCGTAACGTCAACGACTTTACTAAAGAGGTAAAGAAACTAATCGAAATCGGTGAGAAGCACGGCTTCAACGTCGTCAATCGTCCAGAAGACGCTAACATCATCGTCGCCATCGGGGGAGATGGCGCGTTCTTGCAGGCGGTCCGTTACACGGGCTTCCGTCAAGATGCCATCTACGTCGGGTTCGGGCGCGGCTTGAACGAGTTTTATTGCGACTTCGATATACATAAGCTCGATGAAGTCGATCGCTTGTTCTCGGACAACAGTGCTCGCATCGAAGCCGGCCTCGAGGTGCGGAAATACCCGCTCTTGTCGGCATCGATCAATGAATCGACACCGATGCTTTGCTTGAACGAGGCCTCGATCAAATCGAGTATCATCAAATCGCTCGCCATCGAGGTATATATCGACGACCTTCACTTCGAGACGTTCCGCGGCGACGGCATGGTCGTGTCGACACCGACCGGCTCGACGGCTTACAATAAGTCGCTTGACGGCGCGATCGTCGACCCGCTCATACCATGCATGCAAGTGAGCGAGATCGCTTCAGTGAACAACAACCGTTACCGGACACTCGGATCGTCGTTCATCGTCCATGACTCACGCAAACTGTCACTTCGCATCGTCGAGGACGGGAACGACTACCCGATCATCGGGATGGATAACGAGGCGCTTAGCTTGAAGTATACGGACCGAATCGATATCGAGCTCTCTGACCAAGTCGTCAAAACGGTCAAGTTGAAAAACAACTCGTTCTGGCACAAAGTACAACGCTCGTTCTTCTAA
- the tpx gene encoding thiol peroxidase translates to MPTFKGNTVTLQGNPVKVGDAAPDFTALTTALEEVTLASYPGKKLISVVPSIDTGVCDAQTRAFNEKAAALGGTVLTVSNDLPFAQRRWCAASGLDNVIMLSDHRDQSFAKSYGVLMEELRLLARSVFVIDSEGTVQYVQYMDEMTEEVDFDAALEAFDQAN, encoded by the coding sequence ATGCCAACATTTAAAGGCAATACCGTTACACTACAAGGGAATCCGGTCAAAGTCGGAGATGCCGCACCGGACTTTACTGCGCTCACGACGGCACTTGAAGAGGTGACGCTCGCGTCATACCCAGGTAAAAAGTTGATTAGTGTCGTCCCATCGATCGATACAGGCGTCTGTGATGCACAAACGCGTGCGTTCAACGAGAAAGCGGCAGCGCTTGGTGGGACAGTCTTGACCGTGTCGAACGACTTGCCGTTCGCACAACGTCGCTGGTGCGCGGCGTCGGGCCTCGATAACGTCATCATGTTATCGGACCACCGCGACCAATCGTTCGCGAAGTCGTACGGCGTATTGATGGAAGAACTCCGTCTACTCGCGCGCTCGGTGTTCGTCATCGACTCGGAAGGCACGGTCCAGTACGTTCAGTATATGGATGAGATGACAGAAGAGGTCGATTTCGATGCGGCTCTCGAAGCGTTTGACCAAGCAAACTGA
- a CDS encoding class I SAM-dependent methyltransferase, with product MERFEQLYRDWKKEAKKLTTDLDLLPLEALIEVFERVDVEQEKTDDVRKAVSLLVLEETTTLPPNHQPTPDAVSLFIGYLATKLVKDGASVLELGSGTGTLVHAVLTQLKDATAQAVEVDETMLRLSYAISNLLGKPVSYFHQDALAPLFVEPSDLALVDLPIGYYPNDEMASGYALKREEGHSYSHFLLLEQAMRHLKPGAHGVFVIPNNLFEQDDEGKLKQWMDREAVVKGVLQLPTTMFKDERYAKSLLMLQKLGEGVKRPKQALLVELPSFTDVRAVANIVKQIDDWFKTT from the coding sequence ATGGAACGATTTGAACAATTGTATCGTGACTGGAAAAAAGAAGCGAAGAAGCTGACGACGGACCTTGACTTGTTACCGCTCGAGGCGTTGATTGAAGTATTTGAACGGGTCGATGTGGAACAAGAGAAGACGGACGACGTCCGCAAAGCAGTCAGCCTGCTCGTGCTCGAAGAAACGACAACGCTCCCGCCGAACCACCAACCGACACCGGATGCTGTCAGCCTGTTCATCGGGTACTTGGCGACGAAGCTCGTTAAAGACGGGGCGAGCGTGCTCGAACTCGGAAGCGGGACGGGGACACTCGTCCATGCCGTGTTGACACAATTGAAAGACGCCACCGCACAAGCGGTCGAAGTGGATGAAACGATGCTCCGTCTGTCGTACGCAATCAGCAACTTGCTCGGAAAACCGGTATCGTATTTCCATCAGGACGCGCTCGCGCCCCTGTTCGTCGAGCCAAGCGATTTGGCGCTCGTCGATTTGCCGATTGGGTACTACCCGAACGATGAGATGGCGTCAGGCTACGCCTTGAAGCGAGAAGAGGGTCATTCTTATTCCCATTTCTTGTTGCTTGAGCAGGCGATGCGTCATTTGAAACCGGGCGCGCATGGCGTTTTCGTCATCCCGAACAATTTGTTTGAACAGGATGACGAAGGGAAATTAAAACAGTGGATGGACCGTGAGGCCGTCGTCAAAGGCGTTCTGCAACTCCCGACGACGATGTTTAAAGATGAGCGGTATGCGAAGAGCCTATTGATGCTGCAAAAGCTCGGGGAAGGCGTCAAACGCCCGAAACAAGCGCTCCTTGTCGAGTTGCCATCGTTCACGGACGTACGTGCGGTTGCCAATATTGTGAAACAGATTGATGATTGGTTTAAAACAACATAA
- a CDS encoding acetate kinase: MTKIMAVNAGSSSLKFQLLEMPSEKMLAVGLVERVGKEDAIFTIKYGEGQKFHIVTPLHSHKEAVELSLEKLIDLDIIQSFDEIAGVGHRVLHGKELYADSVVIDDEVMKNIESFVELGPLHIPPNLTGIRAFQAILPNVQQVAVFDTAFHQSMPEENFLYSLPYEYYTEHGVRKYGFHGTSHKYVTQRASELLGRPLEDLRLISCHLGSGASIAAVAGGRSIDTTMGFTPLEGITMGTRSGSLDPALIPFLMQKTGKSAEDVLNVMNKESGVYGLSGISSDLRDIEQAAAEGNHRAEVSLKIFSNRIHGYIGQYAAEMNGVDAIIFTAGVGENSDVIRERILRGLEFMGVYWDPSLNNGARGKELFINYPHSPVKVIIIPTNEELVIARDTVRIANLVESHA, translated from the coding sequence ATGACAAAAATTATGGCAGTCAACGCAGGTAGTTCGTCATTAAAGTTCCAACTTCTCGAGATGCCATCTGAGAAAATGCTCGCCGTCGGGCTCGTCGAGCGTGTCGGAAAAGAAGATGCGATCTTCACGATTAAATATGGCGAAGGACAAAAGTTCCATATCGTCACGCCGCTTCATTCACATAAAGAAGCGGTCGAGCTCTCGCTCGAGAAATTGATTGACCTGGATATCATCCAGTCGTTCGACGAAATCGCAGGCGTCGGCCACCGTGTCCTTCACGGGAAAGAGCTGTACGCGGATTCGGTCGTCATCGACGATGAAGTCATGAAGAACATCGAATCGTTCGTCGAGCTCGGACCGCTCCATATCCCACCGAACTTGACAGGGATTCGTGCGTTCCAAGCGATCTTGCCGAACGTGCAACAAGTCGCTGTCTTCGATACGGCGTTCCACCAGTCGATGCCGGAAGAGAACTTCTTATACAGCCTTCCGTACGAGTACTACACGGAGCACGGCGTCCGGAAGTATGGTTTCCACGGAACGAGCCACAAGTACGTTACACAACGTGCGTCAGAGCTTCTCGGTCGTCCGCTTGAAGACCTTCGCTTAATCTCGTGCCACCTCGGTAGCGGTGCGTCAATCGCAGCGGTTGCCGGCGGTCGTTCGATCGATACGACGATGGGCTTCACGCCACTTGAAGGAATCACGATGGGAACGCGCTCGGGATCGCTTGACCCGGCCCTCATCCCGTTCTTGATGCAGAAGACAGGCAAGTCGGCTGAAGACGTATTGAACGTCATGAACAAAGAGTCAGGTGTCTACGGTCTCTCGGGTATCTCGAGTGACTTGCGTGATATCGAGCAGGCAGCGGCTGAAGGAAACCACCGTGCCGAAGTCTCGCTCAAAATCTTCTCGAACCGCATTCACGGCTACATCGGTCAATATGCGGCAGAGATGAACGGTGTCGATGCGATCATCTTCACAGCTGGTGTCGGAGAAAACTCGGACGTCATCCGTGAGCGCATCCTTCGTGGCCTTGAGTTCATGGGCGTCTACTGGGACCCATCACTCAACAACGGAGCGCGCGGCAAAGAGTTGTTCATCAACTACCCGCACTCACCGGTCAAAGTCATCATCATCCCGACGAACGAAGAGTTGGTCATCGCACGCGATACTGTTCGCATCGCCAACCTCGTTGAGTCACACGCTTAA
- a CDS encoding 3D domain-containing protein, producing MFKKIGTVLLLTVMTLVMLLPQPQQVEASSKVYVQSQVNGLNVRSAGTLNGKVIGKINKGQQLQRTGSKGTWTRVNYKGKSGWIATKYLRTVKAPVAKASMKTHKMNASAYTPYCKGCSGVTTLGWNVRAQKRNVIAVDPRVIPLGKKVQVYVGGKLLGTYTAADTGGAIKGNKIDILMYSQSAAINFGRKTVTVKVL from the coding sequence ATGTTCAAAAAAATTGGAACGGTCTTACTACTGACGGTCATGACACTCGTAATGCTCTTACCACAACCACAACAAGTTGAGGCATCTTCGAAAGTTTACGTACAAAGCCAAGTCAACGGATTGAACGTCCGCTCGGCAGGGACGCTCAACGGGAAAGTCATCGGCAAAATCAACAAAGGTCAACAACTTCAGCGCACTGGCTCAAAAGGGACTTGGACTCGCGTCAACTACAAAGGCAAGTCAGGTTGGATTGCTACGAAATACTTACGCACCGTGAAAGCACCGGTCGCGAAGGCTAGTATGAAAACACACAAGATGAACGCATCGGCTTACACGCCATACTGCAAAGGGTGCTCAGGCGTGACGACATTAGGCTGGAACGTCCGGGCCCAAAAACGTAACGTCATCGCTGTCGATCCACGCGTCATTCCACTCGGTAAAAAAGTACAAGTGTACGTCGGCGGGAAGTTGCTGGGTACTTACACAGCGGCTGACACAGGCGGCGCCATCAAAGGTAACAAAATCGACATCTTGATGTACTCACAAAGTGCGGCCATTAACTTTGGGCGTAAGACGGTAACCGTCAAAGTATTATAA